One window of the Indicator indicator isolate 239-I01 chromosome 13, UM_Iind_1.1, whole genome shotgun sequence genome contains the following:
- the POLR2H gene encoding DNA-directed RNA polymerases I, II, and III subunit RPABC3 isoform X1, with amino-acid sequence MAGILFEDIFDVKDIDPEGKKFDRVSRLHCESESFKMDLILDVNIQIYPVDLGDKFRLVIASTLYEDGTLDDGEYNPTDDRPSRADQFEYVMYGKVYRIEGDETSTEAATRLSAYASYGGLLMRLQGDANNLHGFEVDSRVYLLMKKLAF; translated from the exons ATGGCGGGGATCCTCTTCGAGGATATCTTCGATGTGAAGGATATCGACCCCGAGGGCAAGAAGTTCGACCGTG TGTCCCGTCTGCATTGTGAGAGTGAGTCCTTCAAGATGGACCTTATCTTGGATGTGAATATCCAGATCTATCCCGTGGACCTTG GGGACAAGTTCCGCCTGGTCATTGCAAGCACCTTGTACGAAGATGGCACCTTAGATGATGGTGAATATAACCCCACAGATGACAGGCCATCCAG GGCAGACCAATTCGAGTACGTGATGTATGGCAAAGTATACAGGATTGAaggggatgagacttccacagAGGCAGCCACGCGCCT ctctgcttaCGCATCCTACGGAGGGCTGCTCATGCGGCTGCAGGGAGATGCAAACAACCTGCATGGGTTTGAAGTGGACTCTCGAGTTTACTTGCTGATGAAGAAGCTGGCCTTCTAG
- the POLR2H gene encoding DNA-directed RNA polymerases I, II, and III subunit RPABC3 isoform X2 — protein sequence MAGILFEDIFDVKDIDPEGKKFDRVSRLHCESESFKMDLILDVNIQIYPVDLGDKFRLVIASTLYEDGTLDDGEYNPTDDRPSSSAYASYGGLLMRLQGDANNLHGFEVDSRVYLLMKKLAF from the exons ATGGCGGGGATCCTCTTCGAGGATATCTTCGATGTGAAGGATATCGACCCCGAGGGCAAGAAGTTCGACCGTG TGTCCCGTCTGCATTGTGAGAGTGAGTCCTTCAAGATGGACCTTATCTTGGATGTGAATATCCAGATCTATCCCGTGGACCTTG GGGACAAGTTCCGCCTGGTCATTGCAAGCACCTTGTACGAAGATGGCACCTTAGATGATGGTGAATATAACCCCACAGATGACAGGCCATCCAG ctctgcttaCGCATCCTACGGAGGGCTGCTCATGCGGCTGCAGGGAGATGCAAACAACCTGCATGGGTTTGAAGTGGACTCTCGAGTTTACTTGCTGATGAAGAAGCTGGCCTTCTAG